From one Xiphias gladius isolate SHS-SW01 ecotype Sanya breed wild chromosome 12, ASM1685928v1, whole genome shotgun sequence genomic stretch:
- the ttc29 gene encoding LOW QUALITY PROTEIN: tetratricopeptide repeat protein 29 (The sequence of the model RefSeq protein was modified relative to this genomic sequence to represent the inferred CDS: inserted 2 bases in 1 codon), which produces MNTAAARRCTGPFLPEITTNSNKRSRGTWHRMKQGMESVLDKSAQILKSKGEIAQFRNSLKQNICVQMLQEGYHRSFSELFLLLQSDQDLRAEAEPGSALRLQTPLQEQRDKLETMRRHLSQAEQAERTGSWSVVCEQRLFLGRYFSAPEDLSLSLHFYHSSADREQGGXSRPATEARACMAELYLQQGELEEARQQAELCVKQAEDGGWLDSTGRPLTLRARQTLWGIYNRLADAPLDAANYSEALELLHKGYSIATESEDKQIEGEAAYRLGLAYQCTGDHDTAKKFFNTCMQICGTLQDADGLGKAYKAMAKSMESKGNIDESIQCLEKLVEISRSNRRQHNLADACLCLGNIYHTLGQYRKACECFHQGYEVACNVGDMAQLQRAQVLVASARAHSLIRKYSADVESASPTALRRLVAWKETRGCRELSPDSTDPTAAAWY; this is translated from the exons AtgaacacagctgcagcacGCCGGTGCACCGGCCCGTTTCTACCGGAAATTACCACCAACAGCAACAAACGGAGTAGAGGTACCTGGCACAG GATGAAGCAAGGGATGGAGTCAGTATTGGATAAATCGGCTCAAATCCTCAAATCCAAGGGAGAAATTGCACA GTTCAGAAACAGTCTGAAACAGAACATCTGTGTGCAGATGCTTCAAGAAGGCTACCACAG GTCGTTCTCGGAGCTCTTCCTTCTGCTGCAATCTGATCAGGATCTGAGGGCGGAGGCCGAACCTGGTTCAGCTCTCAGGCTTCAGACTCCTCTGCAGGAACAGCGAGATAAACTGGAGACCATGAGGCGGCACCTGAGCCAGGCCGAGCAGGCTGAAAGGACcg GTTCCTGGTCCGTGGTGTGTGAGCAGCGTCTGTTTTTGGGTCGGTACTTCTCGGCTCCGGAAGATCTGTCGCTGAGTTTGCACTTCTACCACAGCAGTGCAGACAGAGAGCAAGGGGG CTCGAGACCAGCCACGGAGGCCCGGGCCTGCATGGCTGAGCTCTACCTGCAGCAAG gagagctggaggaggcgAGGCAGCAGGCAGAGCTGTGCGTCAAGCAAGCTGAGGATGGCGGCTGGCTGGACTCAACCGGTCGGCCCCTGACGCTCCGGGCACGCCAGACGCTGTGGGGGATCTACAACCGGCTAGCCGATGCGCCGCTGGATGCTGCAAACTACAGCGAAGCCCTGGAGCTTCTCCACAAGGGCTACAGCATTGCCACTGAGT CTGAAGACAAACAAATCGAAGGGGAGGCCGCCTATCGACTGGGGCTGGCCTATCAGTGCACGGGAGACCACGACACAGCCAAAAAG TTCTTCAACACTTGCATGCAGATTTGCGGCACGTTGCAGGATGCAGATGGACTGGGAAAGGCCTACAAGGCTATGGCCAAGTCCATGgaaag taAGGGAAACATAGACGAGAGTATCCAGTGTCTGGAGAAGTTAGTCGAGATCTCTCGAAGCAACCGACGGCAACACAACCTGGCAGACGCCTGCCTGTGTTTGGGCAATATTTACCACACCTTG gGTCAGTATAGGAAGGCCTGTGAGTGCTTCCATCAGGGTTATGAAGTTGCCTGTAACGTGGGAGACATGGCTCAGCTGCAGAGAGCACAg GTGCTGGTGGCCAGTGCTCGCGCTCACTCCCTGATCAGAAAGTACAGCGCTGACGTGGAGTCGGCCTCTCCCACGGCCCTGCGACGACTGGTGGCCTGGAAAGAGACCAGAGGATGTCGGGAGCTCAGTCCAGACTCTACAGAtcctactgctgctgcctggTACTAA
- the slc10a7 gene encoding sodium/bile acid cotransporter 7 isoform X2 — protein MGLLARIRKEWFIIGIVLVILAAKLQPSVGVRGGPLKPEITVAYVAVSLIFFNSGLSLKTEELTSALLHVRLHLFVQSFTLIFFPLAIWLLLRVLALTAIDQWLLRGLQTVSCMPPPVSSAVILTKAVGGNEAAAIFNSAFGSFLGIVVTPVLLLLFLGSSSSVPFSTIFSQLFMTVVVPLILGQVCRSFLREFLERKKPPFGAVSSAVLLMIIYTTFCDTFSIPDIELDPTSLLLVVLIIFSIQLSFMLLTFAFSTRSGSGFSPADTVAIIFCSTHKSLTLGIPMLKIVFEGYEHLSLISVPLLIYHPAQILIGSVLVPTIRDWMNSRQKAVKLSALQPI, from the exons ATGGGCCTCTTGGCGAGGATACGGAAGGAGTGGTTCATCATCGGGATAGTGCTGGTCATCTTAGCGGCCAAACTGCAGCCCAGCGTCGGTGTCAGAGGAG gTCCGCTGAAGCCAGAGATAACCGTAGCGTACGTTGCGGTCTCGCTCATTTTCTTCAACAGCGGCCTGTCGCTGAAAACGGAG gAGCTGACCAGCGCGTTGCTTCACGTTCGCCTCCACCTGTTCGTTCAGTCGTTCACGCTGATCTTTTTCCCGTTGGCCATCTGGCTGCTGCTCAGAGTGCTCGCACTGACCGCCATCGACCAGTGGCTGCTCAGAGG GTTACAGACGGTGAGCTGCATGCCCCCTCCGGTCTCCTCCGCTGTTATTCTCACCAAGGCTGTCGGAGGCAACGAG GCTGCTGCCATCTTCAACTCAGCGTTTGGAAGCTTCTTG GGAATCGTAGTGActccagtgctgctgctgctgttt CTCGGCTCTTCATCCTCCGTTCCCTTCTCCACCATCTTCTCTCAGCTCTTCATGACCGTCGTGGTGCCTCTGATCCTGGGTCAG GTGTGTCGAAGTTTCCTCAGGGAGTTCCTCGAGCGGAAAAAGCCTCCGTTCGGCGCCGTCAGCAGCGCCGTCCTCCTCATGATCATCTACACCACGTTCTGTGACACCTTCAGTATCCCCGACATCGAGCTGGATCCCACAAGCCTGCTGCTGGTCGTCCTCATCA TCTTCTCCATCCAGCTCAGCTTCATGCTGCTCACATTTGCCTTTTCTACCAG GTCGGGCTCAGGATTTAGCCCTGCAGACACCGTCGCCATCATCTTCTGCTCCACACACAAATCACTGACTCTGG GTATCCCCATGCTGAAGATCGTGTTTGAGGGCTACGAGCACCTCTCTCTGATCTCAGTCCCTCTGTTGATCTACCATCCGGCTCAGATCCTAATCGGCTCCGTCCTCGTGCCGACCATCCGCGACTGGATGAACAGCCGGCAGAAG GCAGTGAAACTGTCAGCCCTCCAGCCCATCTGA
- the slc10a7 gene encoding sodium/bile acid cotransporter 7 isoform X1, translating to MGLLARIRKEWFIIGIVLVILAAKLQPSVGVRGGPLKPEITVAYVAVSLIFFNSGLSLKTEELTSALLHVRLHLFVQSFTLIFFPLAIWLLLRVLALTAIDQWLLRGLQTVSCMPPPVSSAVILTKAVGGNEAAAIFNSAFGSFLGIVVTPVLLLLFLGSSSSVPFSTIFSQLFMTVVVPLILGQVCRSFLREFLERKKPPFGAVSSAVLLMIIYTTFCDTFSIPDIELDPTSLLLVVLIIFSIQLSFMLLTFAFSTRSGSGFSPADTVAIIFCSTHKSLTLGIPMLKIVFEGYEHLSLISVPLLIYHPAQILIGSVLVPTIRDWMNSRQKSSLLLRQGPIPTLLP from the exons ATGGGCCTCTTGGCGAGGATACGGAAGGAGTGGTTCATCATCGGGATAGTGCTGGTCATCTTAGCGGCCAAACTGCAGCCCAGCGTCGGTGTCAGAGGAG gTCCGCTGAAGCCAGAGATAACCGTAGCGTACGTTGCGGTCTCGCTCATTTTCTTCAACAGCGGCCTGTCGCTGAAAACGGAG gAGCTGACCAGCGCGTTGCTTCACGTTCGCCTCCACCTGTTCGTTCAGTCGTTCACGCTGATCTTTTTCCCGTTGGCCATCTGGCTGCTGCTCAGAGTGCTCGCACTGACCGCCATCGACCAGTGGCTGCTCAGAGG GTTACAGACGGTGAGCTGCATGCCCCCTCCGGTCTCCTCCGCTGTTATTCTCACCAAGGCTGTCGGAGGCAACGAG GCTGCTGCCATCTTCAACTCAGCGTTTGGAAGCTTCTTG GGAATCGTAGTGActccagtgctgctgctgctgttt CTCGGCTCTTCATCCTCCGTTCCCTTCTCCACCATCTTCTCTCAGCTCTTCATGACCGTCGTGGTGCCTCTGATCCTGGGTCAG GTGTGTCGAAGTTTCCTCAGGGAGTTCCTCGAGCGGAAAAAGCCTCCGTTCGGCGCCGTCAGCAGCGCCGTCCTCCTCATGATCATCTACACCACGTTCTGTGACACCTTCAGTATCCCCGACATCGAGCTGGATCCCACAAGCCTGCTGCTGGTCGTCCTCATCA TCTTCTCCATCCAGCTCAGCTTCATGCTGCTCACATTTGCCTTTTCTACCAG GTCGGGCTCAGGATTTAGCCCTGCAGACACCGTCGCCATCATCTTCTGCTCCACACACAAATCACTGACTCTGG GTATCCCCATGCTGAAGATCGTGTTTGAGGGCTACGAGCACCTCTCTCTGATCTCAGTCCCTCTGTTGATCTACCATCCGGCTCAGATCCTAATCGGCTCCGTCCTCGTGCCGACCATCCGCGACTGGATGAACAGCCGGCAGAAG TCTAGTCTGTTGTTGAGACAGGGCCCCATTCCAACACTGCTGCCCTGA
- the si:ch73-14h1.2 gene encoding reelin domain-containing protein 1 codes for MALPAAPFSRGASHASCQEMIPGHIRAQPQDPQHSHVTLRASASSYLPGQLVTVTVRSSRDFMGFLLQARGVEGARGGAGAGAGAGVGFRARAGVAAEARSARVGPGLVGGSWTLTPPGSHTLRCLSEGDTLTHSDKQPKRNLSFVWRAPDAPMGDVRFYITVVQSYFVYWAGIESAVVRDGSRRSWSGSNTTGVDGGSLIFPSQEGGVTALPALSAHRASSKQPKETSRPASTVGRPTPKSSGTQGYKSPEKVARPILERNSSATLEYLGDVHEKNSPKTSGTLQNATSGSETDINATSGSVSGPSPAPLRSLYNPPMASSSPVPSKELTLGQNLIIQNHIAPSDPEPNLTTSTQRTVVNPHPKPHPNLDQNSKLNLGNELKPNLPNTDTKPKRPSNPSGTPDKEGKYPDIIPRHRAWELGMLLGSSAGLGMVLVVGVRYMYHQTCGKRTEVTLNDREREYGRGERGLVHVQECGDLVRVQRIRENSFVLLAEYDILASPGD; via the exons ATGGCTCTTCCCGCCGCGCCGTTTTCCCGCGGTGCCAGCCACGCGTCCTGTCAGGAAATGATTCCCGGCCACATCCGCGCTCAACCCCAGGACCCGCAGCACAGCCATGTCACGCTGCGTGCATCCGCCTCTTCTTACCTGCCTGGGCAGTTAGTCACAG TAACTGTTCGAAGCTCTCGCGACTTCATGGGTTTCCTGCTCCAGGCTCGCGGTGTGGAGGGTGCCAGGGGCGGAGCCGGAGCCGGAGCCGGGGCTGGAGTTGGGTTCAGGGCCAGAGCTGGAGTTGCAGCCGAGGCCAGGTCTGCGAGAGTGGGCCCGGGGCTGGTGGGCGGCTCCTGGACCCTCACTCCCCCTGGCAGCCACACCCTGCGCTGCCTCTCAGAGGGTGACACCCTCACCCACTCTGATAAACAGCCGAAGAGAAACCTTTCGTTTGTGTGGAGGGCTCCTGATGCCCCCATGGGAGACGTACGGTTCTA CATCACGGTGGTGCAGTCGTACTTTGTGTACTGGGCAGGTATTGAGTCTGCTGTCGTGCGTGATGGGAGTCGTAGATCTTGGAGTGGGAGTAACACCACAGGGGTGGACGGAGGGAGTTTAATTTTTCCATCGCAGGAAGGTGGAGTTACTGCTCTGCCAG CTCTCAGTGCCCATAGAGCATCAAGCAAACAACCAAAGGAGACGAGCAGACCTGCTTCTACCGTAGGACGCCCTACACCAAAAAGCAGTGGAACCCAAGGCTACAAATCTCCGGAAAAAGTCGCTCGTCCAATCTTGGAGAGGAACAGCTCTGCAACTTTGGAATACCTTGGCGATGTCCATGAAAAGAACAGCCCTAAGACTTCAGGAACTCTTCAAAATGCTACCAGTGGCAGTGAGACTGATATTAATGCAACTTCAGGATCCGTCTCAG GACCCTCTCCAGCTCCCCTTCGTTCTCTCTACAACCCCCCCATGGCCTCCTCTTCCCCTGTCCCCTCCAAAGAACTCACCCTAGGTCAGAATTTGATAATTCAGAACCACATTGCACCATCTGATCCTGAGCCCAACCTCACCACATCAACACAAAGAACAGTGGTTAACCCACACCCCAAACCCCATCCAAACCTTGACCAAAACTCCAAGCTAAATCTTGGCAATGAGTTGAAACCAAACCTTCCTAACACTGATACTAAACCCAAACGTCCTTCCAATCCCTCTGGAACTCCAGACAAGGAAGGAAAGTATCCAGACATTATCCCCAGACACAGGGCCTGGGAGCTGGGCATGCTGCTTGGCTCCTCAGCTGGCTTGGGCATGGTGTTGGTGGTCGGGGTAAGGTACATGTATCATCAGACCTGTGGCAAACGGACAGAGGTGACGCTGAATGACAGGGAAAGAGAGTAtggcagaggagaaagagggcTGGTCCACGTCCAGGAGTGTGGAGATCTGGTCAGAGTCCAGAGAATTAGAGAGAACAGTTTTGTGCTTCTGGCAGAGTATGATATACTGGCATCACCTGGAGACTGA